A stretch of DNA from Shewanella sediminis HAW-EB3:
TTTCATAGAAACGTTTGTTCTCCTGAATAAGACATTCATTGACCAGACCCAACTTCAGTTGACCTAAGTGCTGCCTGAGTTTGTAGTTGTGGTGAACCGGGCAGAGGATAAACTCAAAATGTTTGCTTGGGTAGTTAGTCATAATTGAGCCGATTAACTCGATAAGCAACTCACCTCCGACCCCTGCAATGATGATTAGATGTGACTCACAATCGTCAAAATCAGCGATAGGCAGATGTGCCACATCAATACAGTGAACTTGCCAATGACTCGTCTGCATTTCATCAGCCGAGGAAGTGTCATCGCTTAATTGGTCTGAGGGGAAAAAGCGGGTGAGTTTTTTTTCGAGATCCATCATCAGCTCATCGACCACATCGACGAAGTGAATGGTGCCTGCAGCGCCTCTTTGAAGGAGTCTGGCACCAAGCAGCCCATGATCACAACAACAATCCCAAATATGGTCATAGTGATTGTTTATCATCTTGTCTATCTGACTCAATCGCTGGCTGATTTTCACGGCGTCCTCCTGTTATACCCATCTCATTAAATCCGTATTCAATGACCTGAGAGGATCCCGCTCAAAGAGCAGTTATTCAACAGGCTAGGTATTATACCGGTTGGTATTATCACAATAGGCTATTGTATCGCTTTTCTCCATTATAACTATTGAGAAAGTTAGTATTGTGAACTTAGATCTTGTAAGCATAGAGCTTGTAAGCACTGGCAGGCCGGGTGCCCGCTTTAGCTACTCTCCCCAATGAGCAGCGAGGTGAGTGGGGGGGCGATATCTAGCTTACATTATCTTGATGATGTCGACGATACTCACAGCTCTGCCTTCACTGAGCTCTGTTTGAGTTTTAACGTCTGTTACTTTCACCTTATCGCCGCCGAAATAAGCCTTTACATCATTTGAAGAAGGCATTCTGACATCTTGGCCAACCTCTGCTTGGGTCCTTGTTATCGTTCCGGTTTCTTGTAGCACCGAGTGGCTTTTAGAGTTGATTAAGTTGATGGCGGTGGATAGTAAAATGATTATAGCTATCAGCAGTTTCATATTTATTGATATGTTTTGTTGGCAGTGAGTATGTAAGATGATGAATGGGTTATCTTTAAGAGTCATTTGAATGAGTCTTGGTGATCCATAGAGAAGGAGGCAGGGATTAAGTGGAATAGATAAGGGGAACTCAGAGATTAAGTGGAGTAGAGAGGGAAGTGTATTGAGGGGAACTGCAGATTTAATGACTTGCCTGGATAAAGATAAGACGATTGCCGAAACTACGTAGAGCCACGAATTATCTATTCAGGCAAGATCAAACCAGGACCCCGCTGTATATTGCTTAAAGCATTAACTCTATCTCTAGCTCAATGTCGGTACAGTGCTTGTTGCAGAACACCCCATATTTTTTCTCTGTCCCATTTTCTGTTGGAACTATCAGCTTCAAGGGTTGTTTGCAGGTTTCACAAAGTACGGTATTGCCTTTAAACAGACGTTTAATCAAGTTCTTCTGTTCATTAAAAGACTTCGCGGTTGTCTTATTGATGTTTGAAAAATCGATTTTTTGAGTCTCAGTAGTCATAAGGTGATCTTATATTTTTAGATATTAATAGGAGTATATCCTTAGCTTGGGCTTTGATGAAACGGATTTTAATGAAATTCAGTGATAGCCGGACTTTTTTGTACCGCCTCCGTTAGCAAATGTTCGAGAATTTGAGCTTTAAGACTCATACTTAAGTTGTATTTTGGTATCTGCAGCGAATAACTCTGATAATCTAATATACAATTTCAATAAATTTAATGAGTTATATTAATAGGTATTAGCCTAGGGAGGAAAAATGCTACGAGCCGCTTGTGCCTTACTCTGTTTTTCCTGCCTGATGCTCCAAGCCGGAGAACTTAAGGTTGAAGTGCTTGAGGTTCAAGGGCTTGAGATTGAGGAGCTTGAGGTTATTGCCATGGATTATGCGCCATTTACCTCTGAAACCTCTGATGACAATGGTCTGGCATTTAAGTTGTTGAGTGATGCCTTGTCACAGAGTGCTACCTTGGTGAAACCTCAGTTTTTGTCGGCTGCGCGGGCACATCGAATGGTTCAGGAGGGGAAGTGGTGTGCCAGCTTTTACCCACCGCAAAGCCCGAACGATGATCACCGCCTTATCGGGTTAGCGGATGAACCGATAAAGTTGGGTTTATATCGGCGCCGGGAAGAGGCACCATTTGTCTGGAATAGCCTGACTGAATTAGCGGGTAAGCGAGTGGCCTATTTCAGGGCGTTAGAGCGTGATGGCCTTGGCTTTGAGATGACACAGGCCGGTATGGATATTTTTAGTGTCGAAACCACCAGACAAGGTGTTCAACTTCTTGCTAAGGGGAGGGTGGATTATGCCTTTGGTGACCAAACTTCAGGCCCTGCCTTAATGAAGCAATTGGGACTGGATCCGGGTGACTACCAATTTTCTGAAACGGTTTTCAGAGATCTCCCGGTCGCTATCTGGTTAAATCTGACTTGTCCACAAGCTCTATCTGCATTTCACTATCTCGAAAGCCATGGGTACATACAGATCGATATAGATAAACGATAGATATCATGTTAATCGAGAGGCCACGGTCCTGCTTTCGTCATGCCTCCTCCCTTAGTTAACTTCTTAGCATACTTGTCGCCAGTAGCTGAAATATCTAAAATACCCGCTTAGAATGCGATATCGCTACGGTTTGACGCTAAAGCTTCAAAATTCCTTTATAAAAACAGTTAACAGAAGATCTGCATATTATGTCAAAAGAAGAAAATACCGATAAGAACAGTGGCTCATCGATTGATGACGCACCAGTCGACGTTCAGTTGGCTGTCGACCTTATCTACCTTTTTGAGAGTAATGAGATAGACCCCCAAGTTGCGCTGTCAGCATTGGAGATAGTTAAGTCAGATCTGATGGCCAAGTTGTCCAAGTAAGTAGTCGAAATAAACGCTCTAAGTTAAGTTGTACAAATAAACTCGCTTCCTTATTCTTCAGACTCAAATTTAGTTAGCCCATCTTTTAAATCTTGTCCGGTGGTGATTCTATGACCACTGCTTTGATGA
This window harbors:
- a CDS encoding tRNA (adenine(22)-N(1))-methyltransferase TrmK is translated as MKISQRLSQIDKMINNHYDHIWDCCCDHGLLGARLLQRGAAGTIHFVDVVDELMMDLEKKLTRFFPSDQLSDDTSSADEMQTSHWQVHCIDVAHLPIADFDDCESHLIIIAGVGGELLIELIGSIMTNYPSKHFEFILCPVHHNYKLRQHLGQLKLGLVNECLIQENKRFYEIMHLSTDCEQAIVNVGSIMWNLSQDADKQYLYKTILHYERMQKSAGEDADMLAQIIDDYRALEKRIK
- the rsmS gene encoding pleiotropic regulatory protein RsmS — translated: MSKEENTDKNSGSSIDDAPVDVQLAVDLIYLFESNEIDPQVALSALEIVKSDLMAKLSK